A single window of Ammospiza caudacuta isolate bAmmCau1 chromosome Z, bAmmCau1.pri, whole genome shotgun sequence DNA harbors:
- the ACAA2 gene encoding 3-ketoacyl-CoA thiolase, mitochondrial yields the protein MALLRGVFIVAAKRTPFGTYGGLLKDFSATDLTEHAARAALAAGKVPPEIIDSVVVGNVMQSSSDAIYIARHVGLRVGVPMAVPALTVNRLCGSGFQSIANGCQEICLNESEVVLCGGAESMSQAPYAVRKVRFGTRLGAELKLEDTLWEALTDTHVKIPMAVTAENLAAKYSISREDCDRYALKTQQRCKAANDAGHFKAEMAPIEVKTKKGKESMQKDEHPKPQTTMEQLTKLPCVFKKDGTVTAGNASGVCDGAGAVILASESALKKHSLTPLARVVAYHSAGCDPSIMGIGPVPAITEVLKKAGLTLKDMDLVEVNEAFAPQYLAVEKVLGLDPEKTNVNGGAIAIGHPLGASGSRITAHLVHELRRRGGKYAVGSACIGGGQGIAVLIENTA from the exons ATGGCGCTGCTGAGGG GTGTGTTCATCGTGGCAGCCAAGCGCACTCCCTTCGGCACCTACGGGGGGCTGCTCAAGGACTTCTCGGCCACCGACCTGACGGAGCATGCCGCTCGAGCCGCGCTGGCCGCGGGCAAGGTGCCCCCCGAGATCATCGACAGCGTCGTCGTGGGCAACGTCATGCAG agctcctcaGATGCCATCTACATTGCAAGACACGTTGGTTTGCGAGTGGGAGTTCCcatggctgtccctgccctcactGTCAACAGGCTCTGTGGCTCTGGCTTCCAGTCCATTGCCAATGGCTGTCAG GAAATCTGCCTGAATGAGTCAGAAGTTGTTCTGTGTGGTGGAGCTGAGAGCATGAGCCAGGCTCCTTACGCGGTTCGGAAGGTTCGGTTCGGAACCAGACTAGGAGCAGAGCTCAAG CTGGAAGACACGTTGTGGGAGGCCCTAACAGATACCCATGTTAAAATCCCTATGGCAGTGACAGCTGAGAACCTGGCTGCAAAGTACAGCATCTCCCGGGAGGACTGCGACCGGTACGCGCTCAAAACCCAGCAGAGGTGCAAGGCCG CTAATGATGCTGGCCACTTTAAGGCTGAGATGGCACCAATTGAGGTGAAGACAAAAAAGGGTAAAGAAAGCATGCAAAAGGAcgagcaccccaaaccccagaccACCATGGAACAGCTGACAAAACTCCCGTGTGTCTTTAAAAAGGATGGAACAGTCACGGCTGGGAATGCTTCA GGTGTGTGTGATGGAGCTGGTGCAGTCATCCTTGCCAGTGAATCAGCACTTAAAAAGCACAGTCTCACTCCTCTGGCAAGAGTAGTAGCTTATCACTCAGCTGGCTGTGACCCTTCCATCATGGGCATTG GCCCTGTACCTGCAATTACAGAGGTTTTGAAGAAGGCAGGACTGACCCTGAAGGATATGGATTTGGTAGAG GTGAATGAGGCATTTGCACCTCAGTATCTGGCTGTGGAAAAGGTGTTGGGCCTTGACCCTGAGAAAACAAACGTCAATGGAGGTGCCATTGCCATCGGCCACCCCCTGGGGGCCTCGGGCTCACGGATCACAGCTCACCTGGTGCATGAATTAAG GCGCCGCGGTGGGAAGTACGCGGTTGGGTCAGCGTGCATCGGCGGAGGGCAAGGCATTGCTGTGCTCATTGAGAACACAGCCTGA